The sequence ACATCTGAACACCTCCTGTCCTTCGGGACTCAGGATGAGAAAGAATCATAATAATAGTATCCTTTCTCCGTGTCCACTAAATCGGGGGAACTTCATGGTGATCCTTATTAAATCCGGCAGAGCACAATTAAAATTCCATACCACTCGTTGGACTTAAATTTTCAAAATTGTTTAACAAATCTTCACCCGATAAATGCAAATATATCTGTGTCGTCTTGAGTGATGAGTGTCCAAGTATGCGTGAAAGAATCGCAATATTACCCCCTTGTCGGATATATTGACTTGCTCCTGAGTGTCTCAATAGGTGTGGATATAATTTAATACCGGCTCTTTTACCGGCTTTCTGTATTATATGATATCCTCCCAATCTTTTCAATTGACCGCCGTTGAGACGCGGAAAGAGCAAATCGCCTTCAATCTTGGAACGGAATTTTATTAGATAGGTATATATGGCTTTGGCCGTTTTACCGGAAAATGGCGCATATCGCTCCTTACGTCCCTTGCCATACAATTTGACCAATCTTCCCTGTAGATCGATGTTGGATAATTTGAGTGCCAATAATTCCGACAGCCGGAGCATTGAATCATAAGTCAGAAGTATTATACAAAAATCACGACTACCAAAGAAGGTCTTGCGATTGCAAGTAGTTAAAACCCGCACCATTTCGTCAGGGGTAACGGTATCTTTTAATCGAATTGGTTCACGAAGCTTATGTAAGCCACTGGCCGGATTCATAGGAATCAGTCCTTCATCATATAGATATTTGAAGAAAGTTTTATAAACGGTAATGCGTCCATTGACGGTAATGGGGCTAATGACATCTATTATTGAGAGCAGATAATTCTGTAAATCCCGAACGGTGAGTGCATCCAATTCCAACTTCCTTGAATGGGTATATTTTAATAAATAACGCAATCGATCGGCATCGGCTTGTAGGGCTGTCGGTGTCAAATTCATCATTCTGCATCTGAGATAAAAAGATTGCAAAAGCTTTTGAGATTCGGGCATACCGAGTGATTCGGCGAGTGTCGGTAAGTCTTTCAATGATTTCATACCATCGCTCCTTAATAGATAGGTGATTTATCATTATAAGAAACAAACGGTGTGCCGATGACGAACATGTTACTCTTGAGCGTATCGAAGCCTTTGGCACGTCGGTTGCGGTATAAGAAGATAAAGTAATGATGAGGTTAGAATGAAACGTTGCCCCGCATGCGGACAAACCAAATTAGTGAGTGAGTTTTATAAGAATCGTGCAACAAAAGATGGGTTTGCCGGTGAATGTAAAACTTGTCGGCGCACCTATAAACAAGTTTATCATCGGCGACCCGATGTTAGAATTAAAGTGCATCATCGCCATGCATTACGGATTTATTGGCTTAGGCTGTGGATTATTACAATTTTAACTGATGGAACGATGCTTTGTAACGTTTGTAGGAAACCGGAATCAAACGGCAATTCATTGTCCTGCCACCACCGACATGGAGATGGGACAGCCCATCGAATGGAATGTGGTGGACATTACGCCATTAAATATTGGCGATCAATTCTCGATTCTGGTTGTAATAAAAAACTGTATCAAGCTCTATGTAACTCCTGTCATATTAGTTAATTAATATACAGGCCAGCCCGGCCTTCATATTTATCGCCCCAAGACCATAGAGACGGCCATTGCTTTCGAGCGGCCGGAATGGATCATGTTCCCAGTCGGAAGCGGGCGGGACAGTATCGGAATGACCCGAGAATACAAGAAATTTATCGGTTGGGCCGGCACCAAGCGATGCATAAACATTGGGTCGCCCGGGGGCAACTTCGTGCCAGACCGGCTCCAGGCCATATGACCGGATTTCATCGGCAATAAAGGCCGCCAGCGGTTCCTCATTTGGAAGAACCGAGTTTATCGATACCAGCTTTTTTAGAGCGGCCAGGATATAATCGTAACTGATATTTATATCAGGCACTTTATTACTCCATAAACAAAAAACAACATTCTTATCATTAATACTGTAATAAAATATTAAAGTTTCGGACATAAAAAAAAGCAGGAGCCCTCGCTCCTGCTTTTTGGTAATCGATGAGTAAAGTCACTAGTCACAATAGCCAATACATGCAAAGTATCAGATAATTTCCTTCAACGTGGTCATTATTTCACCAACATCATTTTCTTCGTTTCCATGTATTCCCCCATAGTAAAGCGGTACAGGTAAATACCGGAGGCGATCGGATTGCCTTCGAAATCACGCCCGTCCCAGGTCACATTGTACGTTCCGGCCGGTTTGGTTTCATCGACGAGGGTCGCCACCTTCTTGCCAAGAATATTGAAGACCTCTATCCTCACCTGTGAGCGGCTCATAATGCTGTATTCTATATTTGTCACCGGGTTGAACGGGTTGGGATAGTTTTGTGAAAGCTCGAATCGATAGGGCAGTCCTTCCCCGTGCTCGTCATCCTCGACATCGGTGACTACTTCGGTCGTGAAGGCGGAATTAATATTGGCACTTGAGCCATAGATCAGGATATTATTAATCAAGCCCCGGGGCGAATGCGCTTTCGAAGGAACTCTACTCATCATTATTACCAATATAATGGATACTATTAGATACAATCCGCCTTGAAATGCACGCATACACACCCTCACCTATTAAGTTGTAACGTATTAGTAATAGCCAATATACAAAAATCGGACAAAAAGTCTATACTTTATTGATGACATTTTTGGTATTTTTTATCGATTTTTTCCCTGTCAATAACAAAGACCAAAAATGACCAAAAATCATTCGGAGGTCAATGATTGTTAAGAAACTATGAGACAATAACTTTCAAAATTGTGCCATTTCCAAAAAATAACCCCGGGCGTAATGCCCGGGGTCCGGCTAATTTTCATAAGAAAACTCATAGCTTTAAATAAGCCCAGAGTAATTCTTTTACATTCGCGGCTCCTGTAATGATACGACCTCATCGGGGTCATAGCCGAGTGCTTTGAAATCCATGACCCCTTCCGGAGAATGGCAGTTGTTGCAGGTCAGGGCACCGTTTTTCCGGATGGCATGGCTGATCTCAAGCAGGGCATCCTGCGGTATCCAACGCGGTTCCACTTTCTCATTTTTGGAAGCCTGTTCATAAGCCGAAGTGTTCCAGCCGTCGATATCCATATATTCCATGAACTCGTTCATCATATACACCTTGAACATCCAGGCGTACATCATTTTCATCATCGGATTTTCCATCTCCACCATGGCCGCCTTATCCGGGTTGCCGGTTTTGTAGTAGGTGGGCAGATTGTATGGCAGGTACATGCCGCCGAACGGCCCCATATTCTGGAGATCGATATGCTGGCGGCCGTTGAACAGCTTCATGGCATATATTTTCGACGGGCGCCCTTTTTTGGCAATGGGCCGCATGACCTTCTCATACCAGGCCTTGTAATCGAAGTCGGCGTACTCCGGCCAGATATGGGTCGGATTGTAAAATCTGTATAAATTCTTGCCGTTGGGATTGTCGCCGATCGGATTGCCGAGAAAAGTGGCATCGCCGTTCCACCAGGCATATTTGATCCCCTTGCCCGGCTCAGTCTCTTTCTTAATATCAGTATAGACAAATATCCCCGGATGTTCCTCATAGGTCGGCGTGGCAAAATCGCGGTAGGTGGCGTTATCTTCCTGCAGCGACGGAATATGGCAAGTCTGGCAGGCAATTTTTTCGGTGTGGCTGTTATAGAAATCGCCCCATTCAGGATCGCTGGAATGCGGTTCTTTGTCATGGCAATTTGTGCAGGCCACTTCCACATCAGGAAGGTCATTGGCCATCATGGTGGTGGTGTGTGTCCCCTTGGCAATATAATGCCCCTCGGTCTTATGACACTCGATACAGTCCACTCCGGCGGCGGCATGGACGTCCCATGCCGGGTTGTACGGTGTTCCGCGCTTGCTTCCAGGATGCAGCACCCTCGGGCGCTCATGCCCGGTATTGACCATACTTTCATGGAACGATGAGTCGGCTTCATCAACATAAATATCGCCGCCGAAATTATGCTGGTGGCAGCGCAGACAGCTTTGAGCAGTCGGCGATGTCACCGATACGGCGGCCCGGATCGAGCGGTCCTGCCCCCAGTGCCAGCGCCCGTCATCCCCCATGGTGATCTGCTTCTTATTCATATCATAGGCGACGGCATGGCAGATCAGGCAATCAATGGCGTCCTTTTCTTCATCCGAAGTACTGTAGCCCGGCATCATCTCGCCCAGCGGGGCGGTCGGCTGTCCGCCGATATGGCACTGGCCGCATCCTTCCGACAGCGTATCGCCGATAGCCAGGACTACCGGTGCCGCCCAGGCGGTCATGGCAAACGAGCCCGGTTTGGGGCAGGGGCGGTTGATCTTGCCCATTCGGAAATCATCGGCCAGTTTGCCGTTGAAACCATAGACGTTGGGATGCTTGCTGGTAAAGAATGTATAATGCGCCGAGGTAGTCAGGTTCTCCATGAGGTCGACAGTCTTCTTTTCGCCGCTGACAGCATCCTCGATCTCGATATTTGCATGGCACTCAAGACAGGTTTTCGGCCCTTCATAAGCATAAATGCCCGAGTCGCGAAAAAGTTGAACATGTGAAAAATCACGGCCGTACTTATCGCTCAGTTCGACAGCGATCCCCTTCAGGCTCTCCACTGTCTCCTTATCGGACGGGAAAGCAACTTTAATCGGCCGATTTTGAGACGGAAGCATGGTATTAATCATGTCCGACCAGAGGCTGCAACCGCCGATTATGAGCGCAATTACAATTAATCCGAAAGACAGGAATAGTTTTTTCATTCTTTGTCTCCTGTATTTTATTCTCTATGTCTTTTTTGTCATAGAATCTACATTGTGAATATATTCACAATATTTGTCAAAAATAATTTCTTTCTTTTCATCTCATTTGGGCAGCCAGAGAAAGCGTTCAAAATTGATTCGATCATTGGAATCGAAAACGATACCCTCTTTTTCAAGAAGTGCTTTCTGAAGTTCATATCCCCGGCCCGGCGGCAGCGATATTTTGCCCTCACGGTTGATGACCCGATGCCATGGAAGTTTGTGTTTCTCTGAGGACGAATTAAGGATCCGGACCACCTGCCGGGCGCCGCGCGGATTTCCGGCGGCGGCCGCAATCAGGCCGTAGTTGGCCACCTTGCCTTTGGGGATTTTTTTCAGGACGGCTATGATTCTTTGTTCAAAAGAATCTTTTTGTTTTGGTGAGTCGGTCGTCATAAAACTCGCTTAAGCCCAAATCTAATTCGATTAATCAATCTATCAATAAATAACCTGTGCGGCAACGCCAATTTTTATACCGGCGGAGAATTGCCGGCCGGCTGTCCCCTGTCAGAGGTTTGTAAGGTGGTTACCGCTTCAAACTGAGGGGCGGGGCAATCCCACGGACTGTTGTATTGCAAGGCTATTTTCCGTCAAATCGATATCTCCCATCATCTTTGGCATCAAGACTATTTTTGTATAAAATTACCTGCTTAAAATATTACTGTCTCATTTTTATATTAGATAAGATTTTCCCGAAAACGATTCATTTTTT is a genomic window of candidate division Zixibacteria bacterium HGW-Zixibacteria-1 containing:
- a CDS encoding DNA methyltransferase, translated to MTTDSPKQKDSFEQRIIAVLKKIPKGKVANYGLIAAAAGNPRGARQVVRILNSSSEKHKLPWHRVINREGKISLPPGRGYELQKALLEKEGIVFDSNDRINFERFLWLPK